In one Melopsittacus undulatus isolate bMelUnd1 chromosome 4, bMelUnd1.mat.Z, whole genome shotgun sequence genomic region, the following are encoded:
- the C4H15orf62 gene encoding uncharacterized protein C15orf62 homolog, mitochondrial: MDTWRRGSIKSTTFFRRFSLRRHKKLGNQVILLNQNSHTLDSDGQCQKRECLRDLKDKSDYLSCQSEQNLAKAQAPPKPPRLYLDSSSCPNIIDHTDSHSDISFSDAPQYHKATQTQFHKDQATDYGTSETGSQNGTTLSDLSDPFLSFKVDLGLSLLEDVLQTLRKQNPRDYTI; encoded by the coding sequence ATGGATACTTGGAGGAGAGGGTCCATTAAATCCACAACGTTCTTCAGACGGTTCTCACTGAGGAGACACAAAAAGCTGGGCAACCAAGTCATCCTCCTCAACCAGAACAGCCACACTCTGGACAGTGATGGACAGTGCCAGAAGAGGGAATGCTTGAGGGATCTGAAGGACAAGTCTGATTACCTGTCATGTCAGAGTGAGCAAAACCTAGCCAAGGCACAAGCCCCCCCCAAGCCTCCCCGGCTGTACCTGGACAGTTCTAGCTGCCCCAACATCATCGACCACACAGATTCGCACTCTGACATCTCCTTTTCTGATGCTCCTCAGTACCATAAAGCCACTCAAACTCAATTCCACAAGGACCAGGCTACAGACTATGGGACCTCAGAGACAGGTTCCCAGAACGGCACCACTCTTTCTGACCTGTCTGACCCCTTCCTGTCCTTCAAAGTGGATTTGGGGCTATCGCTTCTCGAGGATGTTCTGCAGACCCTCAGGAAACAGAATCCAAGAGATTACACCATTTGA
- the GCHFR gene encoding GTP cyclohydrolase 1 feedback regulatory protein: MPYVLISTQIRLEVGPTMVGDEHSDPNLMSFLGATKRNMLGNHFWEYYVNDAPRVVLNKLESRGYRVVSMTGVGQTLVWCLHKD, from the exons ATGCCGTACGTCCTCATCAGCACCCAGATCCGCTTG gaGGTCGGCCCCACCATGGTGGGTGATGAGCATTCGGATCCCAACCTGATGAGCTTCCTGGGGGCCACGAAGAGGAACATGCTGGGGAACCACTT CTGGGAGTACTACGTGAACGATGCACCCCGTGTTGTCCTCAACAAGCTGGAGAGCCGTGGTTACCGTGTGGTGAGCATGACCGGCGTGGGGCAGACCCTGGTCTGGTGCCTCCATAAGGACTAA